One segment of Apus apus isolate bApuApu2 chromosome 1, bApuApu2.pri.cur, whole genome shotgun sequence DNA contains the following:
- the LOC127379794 gene encoding organic solute transporter subunit alpha-like encodes MEDEANGTLPSPCGVSEPPYSHEFLQSLDLPGRFLFAILTLMTLIADLVFIEEAVYIYRKIPTSKRSIIIWVNAAAPVIATTSCIGMWIPRSTMFTDFAAAIFFAIVIHKFLLMMIKECGGQKLLLQRFENGRLKISTGPCCCCCLCLPRVRITRQTLFMLKLGTFQFAFLRPVFMFLAIVLWTNGNYILYNLSPQRAAIWINSFVGVLTIIALWPVAIMFQQVRTVLTSKKIIPKFALYQFIVILNHLQTAIINILAMQRVIPCAPPLSSSARGSYIIQQLLIMEMFLITLLSRVVYRRRYDDLEPPACITEEAVDSKETPKVILNGTVREDGLPRV; translated from the exons ATGGAGGACGAGGCGAACGGGACTCTGCCCTCGCCCTGCGGCGTCAGCGAGCCGCCCTACTCGCACGAGTTTCTGCAGA GCCTTGACCTACCAGGGAGATTTCTCTTCGCAATCTTGACTCTGATGACACTAATTGCTGATCTGGTGTTTATAGAGGAAGCAGTCTACATCTACAGAAAAATCCCCACGTCCAAAAGATCAATCATAATTTGGGTTAATGCTGCAGCTCCG GTGATTGCTACTACTTCATGCATTGGCATGTGGATTCCTCGCTCAACGATGTTTACGGATTTTGCAGCAGCCAT ATTTTTTGCCATAGTTATCCACAAGTTCCTGTTGATGATGATTAAAGAGTGCGGAGGTCaaaagctgctcctccagcGGTTTGAAAATGGTCGCTTAAAGATCAGCACcggtccctgctgctgctgctgcctttgcctccCTCGTGTGCGCATCACTAG GCAAACTCTCTTTATGCTGAAGCTGGGCACCtttcagtttgctttccttCGACCTGTGTTCATGTTTTTAGCAATAGTGCTTTGGACTAATGGCAATTACATCCTTTACAAT TTGTCTCCCCAAAGAGCTGCAATATGGATTAACAGCTTTGTTGGTGTCCTTACCATTATTGCTCTGTGGCCAGTTGCAATCATGTTTCAACAAGTTAGGACTGTCCTTACCTCTAAGAAGATCATCCCAAAGTTTGCTCTTTATCAG TTTATCGTCATTCTGAACCACTTGCAGACAGCTATTATCAACATCTTGGCCATGCAAAGAGTCATTCCCTGTGCTCCACCACTCTCCTCTTCAGCAAGAGGATCAT ATATaatccagcagctcctcatcaTGGAAATGTTTCTGATAACCCTGCTCTCAAGGGTGGTCTATCGGAGAAGATACGATGACCTAGAGCCTCCAGCGTGTATAACTGAAGAAGCTGTGGACAGCAAGGAGACTCCTAAGGTTATCCTGAATGGTACAGTTAGGGAAGATGGATTGCCAAGGGTTTAG